The genomic interval CCAGCATCCCCTCAAACATCGAGGCATCAGATACACGCAAAGAATGTCATCATTGCTACTAATCGCGGCCCCGTAGAATATTATTTGAACAAGGACAGGACGTTGAAGTATAGAAGAGGAGCGGGCGGCGTAGTGACGGCCTTGATAGAGGCGCTGCACTCCACGGATGCGGTCTGGGTTGCGCTGGCAAAAACTGAGGGAGATCGCGAAGTCGCGAAGCAGGCAGGGGATAAACGATTTCAATCTCCGCTGCCCGGCAAGAATCTGGAACTACACTACGTCAACGTGCCAAAGAGTGTCTATCATAACCATTATGATGTCATCAGCAACCAGCTGCTCTGGTTCCTCCAGCATTACCTTTTAGATGCCACTTCTGGCTTGCCGCCAGTCGAAAGATTGCTTTCCACCTGGAATCATGGGTACGTCAGGGCAAATCAGGCCATTGCGGACGCCATATGCGCTGAGATCGAACGCGAGCAATCATCATCGACGGCGCTGTTGCTGCATGATTACCATCTCTACCTGGTTCCCGCCATGATACGCACTCGCGTGAGAAGCTGCCAACCAGTCGTGATGCAGCAGTTCATCCACATTCCGTGGCCTGAGCTTCGTTACTGGCAATCGCACCTGCCCACTGACATCACATCGGCTATTTTCAACGGCTTACTCGGCAATGATATCATTGGTTTCCAGACAAGGCGCGACGCGCTGAATTTTTTGGAAGGCGCTGTTGCATTGTTTGAGGATGCGAACATAAGCATCGATAAGGGCACCATTAGCCGGCAAGGGCATACCAGCGTGGTACGTGACTACCCTATCTCCATCTCTGTTTCTGAGGAACGACGCCTTGTGCAGAGTCAGGCAGGTAAACGAGCTGCCCATCATATCCAACCCTTGCTTGGCGAGCAGACTATTATGCGCGTGGACCGTATCGAGCCAACCAAGAATATTATAGTCGGCTTTCAGGCCTACGAGCACTTACTCAAGCAGCATCGTGAATTACAGGGAAAAGTTAACTTCCTGGCCTTTCTGGTGCCTTCGCGTGAATCACTGCGCGTGTATCAGGATTATAAAGCAGAAATTCTCAAGCTCGTCGACGATATTAACCGGCAATTTGGCCGGAAAGATTGGACGCCCATCCATGCCTTTGTAGAGAACGATCGCACGCAGGCCCTTGCTGCCCTGCAATTTTATGATGTGCTGCTGGTGAATCCGATCATTGACGGCATGAATCTGGTCGCGAAAGAGGGGCCGGTTGTCAATTCGCGCGACGGTGTGCTGGTGCTTTCACGTACCAGCGGCGCATTCCAACAATTAGGAGATGCCTCTATTCCCGTTTCACCCGCCGATACGCCAGAAACGGTGGAAGCCCTTTACAAGGCGCTGACGCTTCCATCAGAAGAGAGACGGCGTCTATCGACACTGGCACGCCAGCAGGTGGAACGCGACGACCTGAATAGCTGGATTGAGCAGCAGGTGCGCGATATCAACGCGGTCATTCGACAACGCTAATTTTTCTGCAAGGACAGGGACAAGCCACAGTCCTTACGGTATCAGGCTACCAGTTGCTTTTGCCGTATAATAGCTCCCCGGTATAACACGCCCAGGACGACCAGGCCAATCACACCCAGGATCAATGATGTAAGCGGGATAGGAAAGCCGGGTGGAATCGTGAAGTAGATCGTCACCGGTAGTCCGTCCCACAGCGCGTGCAGGATGGAGACGAACAGGTAGGCCAGGATCACTCGCCACGTAATGTGAAAGTGACGCGGTCCGCTCTCGTGAAACACTGTCGCACCCAGAATACCTGTCCAGACTCCATGACCAAAAGGCGCCAGTAGACCTCGCAGCACCGTCGAGCTGATCGAGGCGCTGATATGCCCCTGGCTGATAAGCAGCGCGGTAAAGGCATAGCCGGTACTTTCCAGGGCCGCAAATCCCATACCAACCGCTCCTCCCAGCAACAGCCCGTCCATCTGCGAAGTGTGAGGTATCTTGCGCGCCAGGAAGATCACCGCCAGAATCTTA from Ktedonobacteraceae bacterium carries:
- a CDS encoding trehalose-6-phosphate synthase; translation: MPAQVSSPASPQTSRHQIHAKNVIIATNRGPVEYYLNKDRTLKYRRGAGGVVTALIEALHSTDAVWVALAKTEGDREVAKQAGDKRFQSPLPGKNLELHYVNVPKSVYHNHYDVISNQLLWFLQHYLLDATSGLPPVERLLSTWNHGYVRANQAIADAICAEIEREQSSSTALLLHDYHLYLVPAMIRTRVRSCQPVVMQQFIHIPWPELRYWQSHLPTDITSAIFNGLLGNDIIGFQTRRDALNFLEGAVALFEDANISIDKGTISRQGHTSVVRDYPISISVSEERRLVQSQAGKRAAHHIQPLLGEQTIMRVDRIEPTKNIIVGFQAYEHLLKQHRELQGKVNFLAFLVPSRESLRVYQDYKAEILKLVDDINRQFGRKDWTPIHAFVENDRTQALAALQFYDVLLVNPIIDGMNLVAKEGPVVNSRDGVLVLSRTSGAFQQLGDASIPVSPADTPETVEALYKALTLPSEERRRLSTLARQQVERDDLNSWIEQQVRDINAVIRQR
- a CDS encoding PrsW family glutamic-type intramembrane protease, with the translated sequence MHQNTWTPQPQPQPVYRGWRWLRTLVIGVFLFIVASVILLWSGDPNLFPTVILIGNFLVPVVFVAFLYDHQHISSLSIDTIAASFGIGGVLGILGATVIESLVVPAPANPTQGLSFEGALLVGLIEEGCKILAVIFLARKIPHTSQMDGLLLGGAVGMGFAALESTGYAFTALLISQGHISASISSTVLRGLLAPFGHGVWTGILGATVFHESGPRHFHITWRVILAYLFVSILHALWDGLPVTIYFTIPPGFPIPLTSLILGVIGLVVLGVLYRGAIIRQKQLVA